One window of Ralstonia pickettii DTP0602 genomic DNA carries:
- the hslO gene encoding Hsp33 chaperonin (becomes active under oxidative stress; four conserved cysteines bind a zinc atom when they are in the reduced state and the enzyme is inactive; oxidative stress results in oxidized cysteines, release of zinc, and binding of Hsp33 to aggregation-prone proteins; forms dimers and higher order oligomers~K04083: hslO; molecular chaperone Hsp33), with the protein MTDTTTPDTLQKFLFDAAPVRGELVRMEATWQEVLGRHTYPAPVRRLLGEMMAAAALLSANLKFNGALVMQLHGDGPVRMLVVECLSDLSMRATAKLAEGAEIADDATLADMVHAHGHGRFAITLDPKDKLPGQQPYQGIVPLADAHGPLASISAVLEHYMHASEQLDTRLWLAADDHVAAGMLLQKLPAYGGTAEVGETGAPLASHARAQDLDTWDRAVQLGTTLKADELLAETPDTLLRRLFWEDLQDAGLRVFEPLTPHFHCSCSRPKVAGMLQSLGQDEIDSIIAERGNVEIHCDFCGQRYEFDPVDCAQLFSATHIATGAGAGAHQHH; encoded by the coding sequence GTGACCGATACCACCACCCCCGACACCCTGCAGAAGTTCCTGTTCGACGCGGCCCCCGTGCGCGGCGAGCTGGTGCGCATGGAAGCCACCTGGCAAGAAGTGCTGGGCCGCCACACCTACCCCGCCCCGGTCCGCCGGCTGCTGGGCGAGATGATGGCCGCCGCCGCGCTGCTGTCGGCCAACCTGAAGTTCAACGGCGCGCTGGTGATGCAGCTGCACGGCGACGGCCCGGTGCGCATGCTGGTGGTGGAGTGCCTGTCCGACCTGTCGATGCGCGCCACCGCCAAGCTGGCGGAAGGTGCCGAGATTGCCGACGACGCCACGCTGGCCGACATGGTCCACGCCCACGGCCACGGCCGCTTCGCCATCACGCTGGACCCGAAGGACAAGCTGCCGGGGCAGCAGCCGTACCAGGGCATCGTGCCGCTGGCCGACGCCCACGGCCCGCTGGCCTCGATCAGCGCGGTGCTGGAGCACTACATGCATGCCTCCGAGCAGCTCGACACGCGCCTGTGGCTGGCCGCGGACGACCACGTCGCCGCCGGCATGCTGTTGCAGAAGCTGCCTGCCTACGGTGGCACCGCGGAAGTCGGCGAAACCGGCGCGCCGCTGGCCAGCCACGCGCGTGCGCAGGACCTGGACACCTGGGACCGCGCCGTGCAACTGGGCACCACGCTCAAGGCCGACGAACTGCTGGCCGAGACCCCTGACACGCTGCTGCGCCGCCTGTTCTGGGAAGACCTGCAGGATGCCGGCCTGCGCGTGTTTGAGCCGCTGACGCCGCATTTTCACTGCTCGTGCTCTCGCCCCAAGGTGGCGGGCATGCTGCAGTCGCTGGGCCAGGACGAGATCGACAGCATCATCGCCGAGCGCGGCAATGTCGAGATCCATTGCGATTTCTGCGGCCAGCGCTACGAGTTCGACCCGGTCGACTGCGCCCAGCTGTTCTCGGCCACCCACATCGCCACCGGCGCCGGTGCCGGCGCGCACCAGCACCACTGA
- a CDS encoding anhydrase has product MALYQLGDVKPNIDSDAYVAPEATVIGNVTLKSRASAWPGVVIRGDNEPIVVGQDTNIQEGSVLHTDPGCPLTLGDKVSIGHQAMLHGCTVGEGSLIGIQAVVLNRAVIGKECLVGAGAVVTEGKVFPDRSLILGAPAKVVRQLTDEDVANLYRNAETYATRQALYKQQLKRIG; this is encoded by the coding sequence ATGGCGCTTTACCAACTCGGCGACGTCAAGCCCAATATCGACAGCGATGCCTACGTGGCCCCCGAAGCCACCGTCATCGGCAACGTGACCCTCAAGTCCCGCGCCAGCGCCTGGCCCGGTGTCGTGATCCGCGGCGACAACGAACCGATCGTGGTAGGCCAGGACACCAATATCCAGGAGGGCTCCGTGCTACACACCGATCCGGGCTGCCCGCTGACCCTGGGCGACAAGGTCTCGATCGGCCACCAGGCCATGCTGCACGGCTGCACCGTCGGCGAAGGCTCGCTGATCGGCATCCAGGCCGTGGTGCTGAACCGCGCCGTGATCGGCAAGGAGTGCCTGGTCGGCGCCGGCGCCGTGGTCACCGAGGGCAAGGTCTTCCCGGACCGCTCGCTGATCCTGGGCGCGCCGGCCAAGGTGGTGCGCCAGCTGACCGACGAAGACGTCGCCAACCTGTACCGCAACGCCGAGACCTACGCCACGCGTCAGGCCTTGTACAAGCAACAGCTCAAGCGGATCGGCTGA
- a CDS encoding AMP-binding protein (K01895: ACSS, acs; acetyl-CoA synthetase [EC:6.2.1.1]) produces the protein MAAAALPASRRDDYRALYESFRWEIPPQFNIAEACCGRWARDPATMDRIAVYTEHEDGRRNAHTFAYIQAEANRLSAALRALGVARGDRVAIVMPQRIETVIAHMAIYQLGAIAMPLSMLFGPEALAYRIAHSEANVAIADETSIDNVLAARPECPTLAAVIAAGDAHGRGDHDWDVLLAAQLPTFTAEQTKADEAAVLIYTSGTTGPPKGALIPHRALIGNLTGFVCSQNWYPQDNDVFWSPADWAWTGGLWDALMPALYFGKPIVGYQGRFSAERAFELLERYAVTSTFLFPTALKQMMKACPEPQQCYAIKLRALMSAGEAVGETVFGWCRDALGVIVNEMFGQTEINYIVGNCTAQYDDERLGWPARPGSMGRPYPGHRVQVIDDEGRPCPPGEDGEVAVCATDIAGHPDPVFFLGYWKNEAATEAKYVERDGLRWCRTGDLARIDADGYLWYQGRADDVFKSSGYRIGPSEIENCLLKHPAVSNCAVVPSPDPERGAVVKAFVVLTPAVARSFDGDAALVAELQAHVRGQLAPYEYPKAIEFIDQLPMTTTGKIQRRVLRLLEEERAEQRRQSA, from the coding sequence ATGGCCGCAGCTGCCTTGCCGGCAAGCCGGCGCGACGATTACCGCGCCCTGTACGAATCCTTCCGCTGGGAAATCCCCCCGCAGTTCAATATCGCCGAGGCCTGCTGCGGACGCTGGGCGCGCGATCCGGCCACCATGGACCGCATCGCCGTCTACACCGAGCACGAGGACGGCCGCCGCAATGCCCATACCTTCGCCTACATCCAGGCCGAGGCCAACCGGCTCTCGGCGGCGCTGCGCGCGCTCGGCGTGGCGCGCGGCGACCGCGTCGCGATCGTGATGCCGCAGCGGATCGAGACCGTGATCGCGCATATGGCGATCTACCAGCTCGGTGCGATCGCGATGCCGCTGTCGATGCTGTTCGGGCCCGAGGCGCTGGCCTACCGCATTGCGCACAGCGAAGCCAACGTTGCCATCGCCGACGAGACCTCGATCGACAACGTGCTGGCCGCGCGCCCGGAATGCCCGACGCTGGCCGCCGTGATCGCCGCAGGCGACGCGCACGGGCGCGGCGACCACGACTGGGACGTGCTGCTGGCCGCGCAACTGCCCACCTTCACCGCCGAGCAGACCAAGGCCGACGAGGCCGCGGTGCTGATCTACACCAGCGGCACCACCGGCCCGCCCAAGGGCGCGCTGATCCCGCACCGCGCGCTGATCGGCAACCTGACCGGCTTCGTCTGCTCGCAGAACTGGTATCCGCAGGATAACGACGTGTTCTGGAGCCCCGCCGACTGGGCCTGGACCGGCGGCCTGTGGGATGCATTGATGCCGGCGCTGTACTTCGGCAAGCCGATCGTAGGCTACCAGGGGCGCTTCTCCGCCGAGCGCGCCTTCGAGCTGCTGGAGCGCTACGCCGTCACCAGCACCTTCCTGTTCCCGACCGCGCTCAAGCAGATGATGAAGGCCTGCCCCGAGCCGCAGCAGTGCTATGCGATCAAGCTGCGCGCGCTGATGAGTGCCGGCGAGGCGGTGGGCGAGACCGTGTTCGGCTGGTGCCGCGACGCGCTGGGCGTGATCGTCAACGAGATGTTCGGCCAGACCGAGATCAACTACATCGTCGGCAACTGCACCGCGCAGTACGACGATGAACGGCTGGGCTGGCCGGCGCGGCCGGGCTCGATGGGACGCCCCTACCCCGGCCACCGCGTGCAGGTGATCGACGACGAAGGCCGGCCCTGCCCGCCAGGCGAGGATGGCGAGGTCGCGGTGTGCGCGACCGATATCGCCGGGCATCCGGATCCGGTGTTCTTTCTCGGCTACTGGAAGAACGAGGCCGCGACCGAAGCCAAGTACGTCGAGCGCGACGGCCTGCGCTGGTGCCGCACCGGCGACCTGGCGCGCATCGATGCCGATGGCTATCTCTGGTACCAGGGGCGTGCGGACGATGTCTTCAAGTCCTCGGGCTACCGCATCGGGCCGAGCGAGATCGAGAACTGCCTGCTCAAGCATCCGGCGGTATCCAACTGCGCCGTGGTGCCCTCGCCCGATCCCGAGCGCGGCGCGGTGGTCAAGGCCTTCGTGGTGCTGACGCCTGCGGTGGCGCGCTCGTTCGATGGCGATGCGGCGCTGGTGGCGGAATTACAGGCGCATGTGCGTGGGCAGCTCGCGCCGTATGAATATCCGAAGGCGATCGAGTTTATCGACCAGTTGCCGATGACGACGACGGGCAAGATCCAGCGGCGGGTGTTGCGGCTGCTGGAAGAGGAGCGCGCCGAGCAGCGGCGGCAGTCGGCTTAG
- a CDS encoding alpha/beta hydrolase yields MTIKETSRSEFITLRGLRYHVRHWGTPGARKLFMLHGWMDVAASFQFLVDHLRGDWHVIAPDWRGFGETDWPTRYPGTQSYWFADYIADLEALLDHYQSEGQVDLVGHSMGANVICLYAGIRPERVRRVVDLEGFGMTATRPQHAPRRYARWLDELRAGAGLKTYDSVEGVAARLQKTNPRLPDDRAAFLAAHWSRQNADGRWEILGDPAHKLVNPMLYRVDEVMAIWEQVSAPVLHVEARDSDTLRHIAHKQTIAEFKERFRAFRDFREEVVDDAGHMLHHDQPAAVAALVESFCS; encoded by the coding sequence ATGACAATCAAGGAAACCTCGCGGTCTGAATTTATCACGTTGCGCGGGCTGCGCTACCACGTGCGCCACTGGGGCACGCCGGGCGCGCGCAAGCTGTTCATGCTGCATGGCTGGATGGATGTGGCCGCGTCGTTCCAGTTCCTGGTCGACCACCTGCGTGGCGACTGGCACGTGATCGCGCCGGACTGGCGCGGGTTTGGCGAGACCGACTGGCCCACGCGCTATCCGGGCACGCAGTCGTACTGGTTTGCCGACTACATCGCCGACCTGGAGGCGCTGCTCGACCATTACCAGTCCGAAGGGCAAGTCGACCTGGTCGGCCACAGCATGGGCGCCAACGTGATCTGCCTGTACGCCGGCATCCGCCCCGAGCGCGTGCGCCGCGTGGTGGACCTGGAGGGCTTCGGCATGACGGCGACGCGGCCGCAGCACGCGCCCAGGCGCTATGCGCGCTGGCTCGACGAACTGCGCGCCGGTGCCGGACTGAAGACGTATGACAGCGTGGAGGGTGTCGCCGCACGCCTGCAGAAGACCAACCCGCGCCTGCCGGACGACCGCGCCGCCTTCCTCGCCGCGCACTGGTCGCGCCAGAACGCCGACGGCCGCTGGGAGATCCTGGGCGATCCCGCGCACAAGCTGGTCAACCCGATGCTGTACCGGGTCGACGAAGTGATGGCGATCTGGGAGCAGGTCAGCGCGCCGGTGCTGCACGTGGAAGCGCGCGACTCGGACACGCTACGCCATATCGCCCACAAGCAGACCATCGCCGAGTTCAAGGAGCGCTTCCGCGCCTTCCGCGATTTCCGTGAAGAGGTAGTCGACGATGCCGGCCACATGCTGCACCACGACCAGCCCGCCGCGGTGGCGGCGCTGGTCGAGTCGTTCTGCAGCTGA
- a CDS encoding ferredoxin--NADP reductase (K00384: E1.8.1.9, trxB; thioredoxin reductase (NADPH) [EC:1.8.1.9]): MSNDTSPAVTTTDVLIVGAGPVGLFAAFQAGVLGLKCELIDVLDRAGGQCTELYPEKPIYDIPAVPGCLAQELVDRLLEQCEPFAFPMHFGQRAESLSEIPAEPPQGGHPAHQRLLVTTDGGKRFDVAAVLICAGAGAFAPQRVSLPEAPALEGRHVHYAVRDVSRFAGKRVVVAGGGDSALDWALALRKVAARVTLLHRREGFRAADGTVAEMREAVAAGEMDFVVGMLGALRTTGEGGALTEVEVRTRDGSTVVPADELVALYGLVSEPGPIAQWDMDMRAGRILVDTTTYESSRRGIFAAGDIAFYTNKQKLILSGFHEAALALRRAYHYAFPEKALVHVHTSNNAALKEKLTHA, translated from the coding sequence ATGTCCAACGACACCTCCCCCGCCGTCACCACCACCGACGTCCTGATCGTGGGCGCCGGCCCGGTCGGGCTGTTCGCCGCGTTCCAGGCCGGCGTGCTCGGCCTCAAATGTGAACTGATCGATGTACTGGACCGCGCCGGCGGCCAGTGCACCGAGCTCTACCCCGAGAAGCCGATCTACGATATCCCCGCCGTGCCGGGCTGCCTGGCGCAAGAGCTGGTGGACCGGTTGCTGGAACAGTGCGAGCCGTTTGCCTTCCCGATGCACTTCGGCCAGCGCGCCGAGAGCCTGTCCGAAATCCCGGCAGAGCCGCCGCAGGGTGGCCATCCCGCCCACCAGCGCCTGCTGGTGACCACCGACGGCGGCAAGCGCTTCGATGTCGCCGCGGTGCTGATCTGCGCGGGTGCCGGCGCCTTTGCGCCGCAGCGCGTGTCGCTGCCGGAAGCACCGGCGCTGGAAGGCCGCCACGTGCACTACGCCGTGCGCGACGTGTCGCGCTTTGCCGGCAAGCGCGTGGTGGTGGCCGGCGGCGGCGACTCGGCGCTGGACTGGGCGCTGGCGCTGCGCAAGGTGGCCGCGCGCGTAACGCTGCTGCACCGGCGCGAGGGCTTCCGCGCCGCCGATGGCACCGTCGCGGAGATGCGCGAGGCCGTGGCGGCCGGCGAGATGGATTTCGTGGTCGGCATGCTGGGCGCGCTGCGTACCACTGGGGAAGGTGGCGCGCTCACCGAAGTCGAGGTGCGCACGCGCGACGGCAGCACGGTCGTGCCCGCCGACGAACTGGTGGCGCTGTACGGCCTGGTGTCCGAACCGGGCCCGATCGCGCAGTGGGATATGGACATGCGCGCTGGCCGCATCCTGGTCGACACCACCACCTACGAAAGCTCGCGCCGCGGCATCTTTGCCGCGGGCGATATCGCCTTCTACACCAACAAGCAGAAGCTGATCCTGTCAGGCTTCCATGAAGCCGCGCTGGCGTTGCGCCGCGCCTACCACTATGCCTTCCCGGAAAAGGCACTGGTGCACGTGCACACCAGCAACAACGCCGCGCTGAAGGAAAAGCTCACGCACGCGTGA
- a CDS encoding phosphoesterase (K07053: K07053): MQNANALNADLHCHSTVSDGTLSPRAVAQLARDAGVAMWALTDHDELAGQAEARAAAEEFGMRYVPGVEISVTWAGQTVHIVGLQIDPFCPELIDGLTDTRSGRARRARDIGDALAKVGISGAFEGALKYVGNPDLISRTHFARWLVDEGRCTTIGDVFSEYLSEGRPGYVGHRWASLADAIGWIRAAGGIAVMAHPGRYNYTVTQHDALFDEFTALGGGAVEVVTGSHTPDQYRRYADVARHYGLLASRGSDFHGPGEGRVELGALPPLPPSVTPVWHDW, from the coding sequence ATGCAAAACGCCAATGCCCTCAACGCCGACCTGCACTGCCATTCCACCGTGTCCGACGGCACGCTGTCACCCCGCGCGGTGGCGCAACTCGCCCGCGATGCGGGGGTCGCGATGTGGGCGTTGACCGACCATGACGAGCTGGCCGGCCAGGCCGAGGCGCGCGCCGCGGCGGAAGAATTCGGCATGCGCTATGTCCCGGGCGTGGAGATCTCGGTGACCTGGGCGGGGCAGACCGTCCATATCGTCGGTCTGCAGATCGACCCGTTCTGCCCCGAACTGATCGACGGCCTGACCGACACCCGCTCCGGCCGCGCGCGCCGCGCCCGCGATATCGGCGATGCGCTGGCCAAGGTCGGCATCAGCGGCGCCTTCGAAGGCGCGCTCAAGTACGTGGGCAACCCGGACCTGATCTCGCGCACACACTTTGCGCGGTGGCTGGTCGACGAGGGCCGTTGCACCACCATCGGCGATGTCTTCAGCGAATACCTGTCCGAAGGCCGCCCGGGCTATGTCGGCCACCGCTGGGCCAGCCTGGCTGACGCGATCGGCTGGATCCGCGCCGCCGGCGGCATTGCCGTGATGGCGCACCCGGGCCGCTACAACTACACCGTCACCCAGCACGACGCGCTGTTCGACGAATTCACCGCACTGGGTGGCGGCGCGGTCGAGGTCGTGACCGGCAGCCATACGCCGGACCAGTACCGCCGTTATGCCGATGTGGCGCGCCATTACGGGCTGCTGGCCTCGCGCGGCTCGGACTTCCACGGCCCCGGCGAAGGGCGGGTGGAGCTGGGCGCGCTGCCGCCGCTGCCGCCGTCGGTCACGCCGGTCTGGCACGACTGGTAA
- a CDS encoding translation factor Sua5 (K07566: rimN, SUA5; tRNA threonylcarbamoyladenosine biosynthesis protein) translates to MSQYFEIHPLNPQSRLIKQAAQILQKGGLIALPTDSSYALACQLDDKHAVERLRRLRGIDDRHHLTLMCRDLSELGNFARVDNRQYRWIKGATPGPYVFILEATKEVPRRLSHPARKTIGVRVPDHAIPLALLGETGEPLISATLQMPGDEKPLNDPSEIRARLEKQLDLVVCGGPAPAQPTTVIDLTGGEPELVRAGRGDMERFGL, encoded by the coding sequence ATGTCCCAGTACTTCGAGATCCATCCGCTCAACCCGCAGTCGCGCCTGATCAAGCAGGCCGCCCAGATCCTGCAGAAGGGCGGGCTGATCGCGCTGCCGACCGACTCCAGCTACGCGCTCGCCTGCCAGCTCGACGACAAGCACGCGGTCGAGCGCCTGCGCCGGCTGCGCGGCATCGACGACCGCCACCACCTGACGCTGATGTGCCGCGACCTGTCCGAACTCGGCAACTTCGCCCGCGTCGACAACCGGCAGTACCGCTGGATCAAGGGCGCCACCCCGGGCCCCTACGTGTTTATCCTGGAAGCGACCAAGGAAGTGCCGCGGCGGCTCTCGCACCCGGCGCGCAAGACCATCGGCGTGCGCGTGCCCGACCATGCGATCCCGCTGGCGCTGCTGGGCGAGACCGGCGAGCCGCTGATCTCGGCCACGCTGCAGATGCCGGGCGACGAGAAGCCGCTCAACGACCCGTCGGAAATCCGCGCCCGGCTGGAAAAGCAACTCGACCTGGTGGTGTGCGGCGGCCCGGCGCCGGCGCAGCCGACCACGGTGATCGACCTGACCGGCGGCGAGCCTGAACTGGTGCGCGCCGGCCGCGGCGACATGGAGCGATTCGGGCTCTGA
- a CDS encoding peptidase M50 (K01417: E3.4.24.-; putative zinc metalloprotease [EC:3.4.24.-]): MDSSLIQTFAVYALPVLFAITLHEASHGYVAKLFGDNTAYALGRVSLNPIRHIDPIGTVAVPLLLYIMTSGQFVFGYAKPVPVVFERLRNPRWHGMWVALAGPASNVVQAFVWVLLAIGLTWGGVREPFFGEMALAGVRVNLVVAAFNLFPVPPLDGGRVLTALLPQRIARAVSRIEPYGIFVVLALVAAGVITTIWMTPVVNVLMSLIELMLRPIVMLLQ; this comes from the coding sequence ATGGATTCCTCCCTTATCCAGACCTTCGCGGTCTATGCCCTGCCGGTGCTGTTCGCCATCACGCTGCACGAGGCCTCGCACGGCTACGTGGCCAAGCTCTTTGGCGACAACACGGCCTACGCGCTCGGGCGCGTCAGCCTGAACCCCATCCGCCATATCGACCCGATCGGCACGGTCGCGGTGCCGTTGCTGCTCTACATCATGACCAGCGGCCAGTTCGTGTTCGGCTATGCCAAGCCGGTGCCGGTGGTGTTCGAGCGCCTGCGCAATCCGCGCTGGCACGGCATGTGGGTGGCACTGGCCGGGCCCGCCAGCAACGTGGTGCAAGCCTTCGTCTGGGTGCTGCTGGCGATCGGCCTGACCTGGGGTGGCGTGCGCGAACCGTTCTTCGGCGAGATGGCGCTGGCCGGCGTGCGCGTCAACCTGGTGGTGGCCGCCTTCAACCTGTTCCCGGTGCCGCCTTTGGACGGCGGCCGCGTGCTGACCGCGCTGCTGCCGCAGCGCATAGCCCGCGCGGTTTCCCGCATCGAGCCTTATGGCATCTTCGTGGTGCTGGCGCTGGTGGCGGCGGGCGTGATCACCACGATCTGGATGACGCCGGTGGTCAACGTGCTGATGTCGCTGATCGAGCTGATGCTGCGCCCGATCGTGATGCTGCTGCAGTGA
- a CDS encoding S-adenosyl-L-methionine (SAM)-dependent methyltransferase PhcB: MMPLQPASHAGLSEPSRWVTRWAHLLRPGARVLDLACGSGRHAAWLVARGHAVLAVDRDADAIAGLPAGVSGRVADLEQGGWPLAGEAPFDAIVVTNYLHRPLWPHLAAALAPGGVWLYETFAVGNESVGKPSRPDFLLRPGELLEVANAHGLRVIAYEDGVIEVPKTAFVQRLCAVRAADSADDAAAPARYRLDP; the protein is encoded by the coding sequence ATGATGCCGCTGCAACCCGCATCGCATGCCGGACTTTCAGAACCATCTCGCTGGGTCACGCGCTGGGCCCACCTGCTGCGCCCGGGCGCACGCGTGCTCGACCTGGCCTGCGGCAGCGGCCGCCATGCCGCCTGGCTGGTCGCGCGTGGCCATGCGGTGCTGGCGGTCGACCGCGATGCCGACGCCATCGCCGGCCTGCCGGCGGGCGTCAGTGGCCGCGTGGCCGACCTGGAGCAGGGCGGCTGGCCGCTGGCAGGGGAGGCGCCGTTCGACGCCATCGTCGTCACCAACTATCTGCACCGGCCGCTGTGGCCGCACTTGGCCGCCGCGCTGGCGCCGGGCGGCGTGTGGCTGTACGAGACCTTTGCCGTGGGCAACGAAAGCGTCGGCAAGCCGTCGCGGCCGGATTTCCTGCTGCGACCGGGCGAATTGCTCGAGGTGGCGAATGCGCACGGCCTGCGCGTGATCGCCTATGAGGATGGCGTCATCGAAGTGCCGAAAACAGCCTTCGTGCAGCGGCTATGTGCGGTGCGCGCGGCGGATTCCGCCGACGATGCGGCTGCCCCTGCACGCTACCGCCTGGACCCGTGA
- a CDS encoding dihydrodipicolinate synthase (K01714: dapA; 4-hydroxy-tetrahydrodipicolinate synthase [EC:4.3.3.7]) has translation MTQITGSIVAIVTPMHEDGSLDFPALRALVDWHVAEGTDGIVIVGTTGESPTVTVEEHCELVRVAVEQAGKRIPIIAGTGGNSTKEAIELTAFAKKVGADASLQVVPYYNKPTQEGMYRHFRTIAEAVDLPVLLYNVPGRTVADMSNETILRLAQVPGIVGVKEATGNIDRAAQLIKDAPEGFAIYSGDDPTAVALILLGGHGNISVTANVAPRKMHEMCVAALKGDVVTARRLHMELIGLNKAMFVEANPIPVKWALQQMGRMEGGIRLPLTPLSEDNHETVRKALAAAGLLA, from the coding sequence ATGACACAGATTACCGGCAGCATTGTCGCCATTGTCACCCCGATGCATGAGGACGGCAGCCTGGACTTCCCGGCCCTGCGCGCACTGGTCGACTGGCACGTGGCCGAAGGCACCGACGGCATCGTGATCGTGGGCACCACTGGCGAGTCCCCGACGGTTACCGTCGAGGAGCACTGCGAACTGGTCCGCGTCGCCGTGGAACAGGCCGGCAAGCGCATCCCGATCATCGCAGGTACCGGCGGCAATTCCACCAAGGAAGCCATCGAGCTGACGGCTTTCGCCAAGAAGGTGGGCGCCGATGCGTCGCTGCAGGTCGTGCCATACTACAACAAGCCGACCCAGGAAGGCATGTACCGCCATTTCCGCACCATCGCGGAAGCGGTGGACCTGCCGGTGCTGCTGTACAACGTGCCGGGCCGCACGGTCGCGGACATGAGCAACGAGACCATCCTGCGCCTGGCGCAGGTGCCGGGCATCGTTGGCGTGAAGGAAGCCACGGGCAATATCGACCGCGCCGCGCAACTGATCAAGGACGCGCCGGAAGGCTTTGCCATCTACAGCGGCGACGACCCCACGGCCGTTGCGCTGATCCTGCTGGGCGGCCACGGTAATATCTCGGTCACCGCGAACGTGGCGCCGCGCAAGATGCACGAGATGTGCGTCGCGGCGCTCAAGGGCGATGTCGTCACCGCACGCCGCCTGCATATGGAACTGATCGGACTAAACAAGGCCATGTTCGTCGAAGCCAATCCGATCCCGGTCAAGTGGGCGCTGCAGCAGATGGGCAGGATGGAAGGCGGTATCCGCCTGCCGCTGACCCCGCTGTCCGAGGACAACCACGAAACCGTACGCAAGGCACTGGCCGCCGCCGGCCTGCTGGCCTGA
- a CDS encoding NlpBDapX family lipoprotein (K07287: nlpB; lipoprotein-34), producing the protein MKLKLNRRGATQVRRAALVVPVLAAGVITGCSSINEAMQPDKIDYKSSASKRTPTLDIPPDLTKLEGDRRYSVPDQNGTSTLSNYSQATKVREQSPTENVLPSAQGIRMERDGNTRWLVISNGMRGDQLWQQLRGFWQESGFLLVQDSPETGIMETDWAENRAKIPQDIIRNTIGKVFDGLYSTSERDKFRTRVERSQNGTLEVFISHRGAQEQLTGIDKSSTVWTPRPADPELEAEFLSRLAQRLGVQKEQADRMAKNPAAAGNAAAPAATGTAAAAAGTAAPAEGAATGKSYLAQVNGAPALQIPEPFDRAWRSVGLSLDRVNFTVEDRDRAQGLYYVRYVDPRTVADSRGFFSKLFTKPEDPKTAKKYRVSLKGTGSGTLVTVLNDAGQPESGEIGKRILSLLDEQLH; encoded by the coding sequence ATGAAACTGAAGCTTAACCGCCGCGGCGCGACGCAAGTCCGCCGCGCCGCTCTGGTTGTGCCCGTGCTCGCCGCGGGCGTGATTACCGGCTGCAGCAGCATCAACGAGGCGATGCAGCCCGACAAGATCGACTACAAGTCGTCGGCCTCGAAGCGCACGCCTACGCTGGATATCCCGCCCGATCTGACCAAGCTGGAGGGCGATCGCCGCTATTCGGTGCCCGACCAGAACGGTACCTCGACGCTGTCGAACTACAGCCAGGCCACGAAGGTACGCGAGCAATCCCCGACCGAGAACGTGCTGCCCTCCGCGCAGGGCATCCGCATGGAGCGTGACGGCAACACGCGCTGGCTGGTGATCAGCAACGGCATGCGCGGCGACCAGCTGTGGCAGCAGCTGCGCGGCTTCTGGCAGGAAAGCGGTTTCCTGCTGGTGCAGGACTCGCCCGAGACCGGCATCATGGAAACCGACTGGGCCGAGAACCGCGCCAAGATCCCGCAGGACATCATCCGCAACACCATCGGCAAGGTGTTCGATGGCCTGTACTCGACCTCGGAGCGCGACAAGTTCCGCACCCGGGTCGAGCGCTCGCAGAACGGCACGCTGGAGGTCTTCATCAGCCACCGCGGTGCGCAGGAGCAACTGACCGGCATCGACAAGTCCAGCACCGTGTGGACCCCGCGTCCGGCCGATCCCGAGCTGGAAGCCGAATTCCTGTCGCGCCTGGCGCAGCGCCTGGGCGTGCAGAAGGAGCAGGCCGACCGCATGGCCAAGAACCCGGCTGCTGCCGGCAATGCCGCAGCTCCTGCTGCTACCGGTACCGCTGCTGCTGCCGCGGGCACCGCTGCCCCGGCAGAAGGCGCGGCGACGGGCAAGTCGTACCTGGCCCAGGTCAACGGCGCCCCGGCGCTGCAGATCCCCGAACCGTTCGACCGCGCCTGGCGCTCGGTCGGGCTGTCGCTGGATCGCGTCAACTTCACCGTTGAAGACCGCGACCGCGCCCAGGGGCTGTACTACGTGCGCTATGTCGACCCGCGCACCGTTGCCGACAGCCGCGGCTTCTTCTCCAAGCTGTTCACCAAGCCGGAAGATCCCAAGACCGCCAAGAAGTACCGCGTGTCGCTCAAGGGCACCGGCAGCGGTACCCTGGTGACGGTGCTCAACGACGCCGGCCAGCCCGAGAGCGGCGAAATCGGCAAGCGCATCCTGTCGCTGCTCGACGAGCAACTGCACTGA